Proteins encoded in a region of the Lepidochelys kempii isolate rLepKem1 chromosome 24, rLepKem1.hap2, whole genome shotgun sequence genome:
- the GRAMD1A gene encoding protein Aster-A isoform X5, whose amino-acid sequence MKAISVPLREVKCLKKEKMAKLIPNAIQVCTAADKHFFTSFGARDRCFMLIFRLWQNALLEKTLSPQELWHIVHQGYGAELGLTSEDDDYVCPVPTDELNGLGPARELSDIIELRDLALPCTADLKVDPSPKLARTAASQSFHSLASSSDGAASLADDPEENVDSRADAVSNCAATLGLEPPKAAALGGGPLPALGDLLPPEELPTDTSNSSSSSSSTQDEAEVDAFSDLPGRLLLNCVYCLGAERLQQMLFTDSLFMQSFLGQRKFTDVTLTSWSDKTKCRQRRVLSYTIPLSNPLGPKAAAVVETQTLFRASPENGAYVVDSEVITQGIPYQDYFYTAHRYCISTLATGTARLRVSSEIRYRKQPWNLVRALIEKNTWSGVEEYFQHLGLALARAEKTLLEESGRGTEPRGLLAGLHRRKRTLSWRAPHAEPTLATLPPRDMGPRPLHPSSSLATRLSQQLVERSRGPTVSTLILIVSLVLLILVVLNVMLLYRLWALEHTARAFQAWQAPALARGKLPQTAGEWAEVLELQRRFHGAEVRKWRQILEASVELLDEMKVSLEKLHQGIAMAEPPPEPGQADAVS is encoded by the exons atgaaagcg ATCTCTGTCCCACTGCGGGAGGTGAAATGTCTGAAGAAGGAGAAGATggccaaactgattcccaacgcCATCCAGGTCTGCACTGCGGCCGACAAG catttcTTCACCTCATTTGGAGCCCGAGATCGCTGCTTCATGCTGATCTTCCGCCTGTGGCAGAACGCGCTGCTGGAGAAG acaCTGTCCCCCCAGGAGCTCTGGCATATCGTCCACCAGGGCTATGGTGCTGAGCTCGGCCTCACCAGCGAGGACGATGACTACGTCTGTCCCGTCCCCACTGACGAGCTCAATGGCCTGGG GCCAGCCAGGGAGCTCAGTGACATCATCGAGCTGAGAGACCTGGCCTTGCCCTGCACAGCTGACCTCAAGGTGGACCCCAGCCCCAAGCTGGCCAGGACAGCTGCCAGTCAGAGCTTCCACTCACTGGCCAGCAGCAGCGATGGGGCCGCCTCG ctggCAGATGACCCAGAGGAGAATGTGGACAGCCGGGCGGATGCTGTCTCCAACTGCGCAGCAAcactggggctggagcctccGAAGGCTGCGGCACTGGGGGGGGGCCCGCTGCCTGCCCTGGGGGACCTGCTGCCCCCTGAGGAGCTCCCCACTGACACCagcaactcctcctcctcctcctcctccacacagGATGAAG cggAGGTGGACGCCTTCTCGGACCTGCCCGGGCGGCTGCTGCTGAACTGCGTCTATTGCCTGGGGGCTGAGCGGCTGCAGCAGATGCTCTTCACCGACTCGCTGTTCATGCAGAGTTTCCTGGGCCAGCGCAAGTTCAcag acGTGACCCTGACCTCATGGAGCGACAAGACCAAATGCCGCCAGCGCCGCGTCCTCTCCTATACCATCCCCCTCAGCAACCCGCTGGGCCCCAAGGCAGCTGCTGTGGTGGAGACacag ACCCTGTTCCGTGCCAGCCCCGAGAACGGTGCCTATGTGGTGGACTCGGAGGTGATCACTCAGGGCATCCCCTACCAGGATTACTTCTACACTGCTCACCGCTACTGCATCAGCACACTGGCCACAGGCACGGCCCGCCTCAG AGTCTCCTCTGAGATCCGGTACCGGAAACAGCCCTGGAACCTGGTGAGAGCCCTGATTGAAAAGAATACATGGAGCGGCGTGGAGGAGTACTTCCAGCACCTGG GGCTGGCACTGGCACGGGCGGAGAAGACGCTGCTGGAGGAGAGTGGCCGTGGGACGGAGCCGcgggggctgctggctgggctgCACCGCAGGAAGCGCACGCTGAGCTGGAGGGCCCCCCATGCTGAGCCTACCCTGGCCACGCTGCCCCCCAGAGATAtggggccccgccccctgcacccctcca GCAGCCTGGCAACCCGGCTGTCCCAGCAGCTGGTGGAGCGAAGCCGGGGCCCTACCGTGTCCACCCTCATCCTCATCGTCAGCCTGGT cctgctGATCCTGGTGGTTCTCAATGTGATGCTGTTATACCGGCTGTGGGCGCTGGAGCACACAGCCCGCGCCTTCCAGGCCTGGCAGGCCCCCGCACTGGCCCGAGG gaagCTGCCCCAGACAGCAGGCGAGTGGGCCGAGGTCCTGGAGCTGCAGCGCCGTTTCCATGGCGCCGAGGTGCGGAAGTGGAGGCAGATCCTGGAGGCCTCTGTGGAGCTGCTGGACGAG aTGAAGGTCTCCCTGGAGAAGCTGCACCAGGGCATCGCGATGGCAGAGCCACCCCCGGAGCCGGGCCAGGCTGATGCTGTCTCCTGA